CACTGAGCAATCAATAATATTCGAAAGGCAATTCAGAGCgatcattaaatattaaaactagTCCTTATAGTTAGTAAGTAGTCCCAACGTTTTTCACAACTTCCTTTCTTTGGAAAAGGTAACATTTAGCTAATACGGAgactaattttaagatttattgaaaACATAACAAGTGCCAGAGTATTGAGACCAAAACGGTATcttaaccaaaataataatagtaccGATGCAGTTCAAGCACTGACCAATCAATAATATTCGAAAGGAAATTCAGAGCGATCATTAAATCTTAAAACTAGTCCATATTGTTAGTAAGTAGTCCTAACGTTTTTCATGACTTCCTTTCTTTGGAAAAGGTAGCAGCATTTAGCTAATACAGAGAcgaattttaagatttattgaaCGTATATTTGGACATTTGAAagtataaaaactaaaacagaaCAAGTGACAGAGTATCGGGACCAAAACGGTATcttaaccaaaataataataataccgATGCAGTTTGAGCACTGAGCAATCAATAATATTCGAAAGGAAATTCAGAGCGATCCAAGATGATAAGataaagaagagaatgaagagaTAGGTACCTGGAATGAATTGCCAAGAGACTTGTATCTGTCTGTTCTACTGATTCCACCTCCTCTAGTATGGTTCTTGGGGAATCCGAGAAGCATTTCGACTTCATCAGGCTCGAGCGGGGCGACCTTATTTTTTCCAACCCAAACCAAATTCCATTTCCGACATTGATCTAAGACAAACTTTTGCACGGTCAAGGGTGGATCACGTTCGCTATCGTAATCTTCAAGAGCTTTGCGAATTCTGTCGGTCAGTCGAGCGCTTCCAATGCAAGTTTGTAAACAATTCAATTGCGTTCTAGTATCCCATGAAGGCCACCATTTCCTTGTTAAAGGGAATGCTTCATGTATAGTGTGAGGAGGCATTGGGAGGAGAGGAAATCTGTTATGTATTGGGAGATTATGAACATAGCCTCTTTTTCTTGCAGCAGCACAGAAATGTTTGGAATCAACAAATTCGGGTTCGACATCATATAAGAAGCGGGAAATCGTATTCCAAACTCCTTTTGGAGCGAGTGCCACGTTTTCGTAGTAAAAGTAGGGAGGTCCAATGGCTGCCTCTGGAAGCTTTCTCTGAACTGTAGGACATAGTTCATTGGGTACCCCAAACCCGAGCATTGGATTTGGCAAACGAATCGTCTCGTCGTCGTCATCAAAGCATTtcggttttttctttttccatgcCTCATAATCATAATGCCTTCTTTTTTTGAGTTTACTGCAGCCATCGAGATTCTTCGGCTTTGGCTGTTCAAATAATCAAGCAAAAATATGTtcaattgaaatgaaattatcGATGTGATACGGTCTGTATTAATTTCAGCGAGACGTTTAAGcggtttcttttttgttataatGTCTGGAGAGCtttaaaacaaagaatatGATAGGATAGAAAAAGTTACCCTATCCGGGAGATCACCGAGAAGAACATCTGCAGCCTTAGAAATTTGAGCAGCAGAAATAAAATCTGTCAGCTCTGCAATTGAGGAATGCGCACCTGCAATGTTGAAAAATGTATTCTTATATTGAGTGACCAAAAATTAGCAGATAAGTATTATGAATCCCACTAAAAGCACAAcgaaagtatatatatatatatatatgaaactcgagaaatataaaagaatgttctttttgggctttccctcaaggtttttaaaacgcatctactaaggagaggtttccacacccttataaagaaggtttcgttctcctccacaaccgatgtgggatctcacaatccaccccccattcggagcccaacatcctcgccgacactcattcccttctccaatcgatgtgggacctcccaatccaccccccagcgtccttgctggcacaccaccttgtccggtgtttggctctaatactattccgctgtagatattgttctctttggactttccctttcaggcttcccctcaaggtttttaaaacgcgtttgcaagggagaggtttccacacccttctaaagaatgtttcgttctcctccccaactaatgtggggtctcacaaaaGTTCAATATACAAACCCCCCCCTATGAAAAACCAAATCTAACCAACTCTCAAAGCTCATAAAAtgttccaacatttttttaaaaattctgaGGTAAAACCATCTGGTCCTCGAGTTTTGTCAGAGCCCAGGTGTTGTATAGCCTTCCCCACCTTTTCTTCGATAAAATCAACCTCAAGGGAGGCGGCTTGTCGTTGATCAATAGGACTCCACTCAAGATCACAAGGAAATTTGATGAGGGCATCGTCCTTTGTATATAAGGATGTGTAAAAAGACACAATTCTGAGATAATTTCATCTTCGTTTACTAAACTTTTGCCTTGTGTTGATAGAATTTCCATGATGGTACTCTTTCATTTCTTGGAAGTCATGATAGGATGGAAACATTTGGAATTTATGTCACCCTCTAGCCATCGTCAGATTGTCTACCTATCGCCTTAGTAAGGTAGTACTTTACTCTTGTTTTTCCTGAGTCGAGAGTTGTCTCCGAGATTGCTCTTCCTTTGCTACCAACGAAATAAGTTCGGCTTTCTTAAgctttttttgtgtgtgttgaACTAATGTAATAGAGACAATTTCCTCTATCCAATGAAGA
This sequence is a window from Cucurbita pepo subsp. pepo cultivar mu-cu-16 chromosome LG04, ASM280686v2, whole genome shotgun sequence. Protein-coding genes within it:
- the LOC111793276 gene encoding DNA (cytosine-5)-methyltransferase DRM2-like isoform X3, giving the protein MAGDDCGVEVDNIDWDTEDELEIESIPLASHASLTFPSVEANMASSSAGPSNSKIVDHFIGMGFSAKMVTKAIEENGEENTNSILETLLTLSALENSPPKQQHVDTDESFSEYEGSFLDDFTDLDSDSENEGPAKPVSDVDNKLMFLVDMGYSEDEAHAAIERCGAHSSIAELTDFISAAQISKAADVLLGDLPDRPKPKNLDGCSKLKKRRHYDYEAWKKKKPKCFDDDDETIRLPNPMLGFGVPNELCPTVQRKLPEAAIGPPYFYYENVALAPKGVWNTISRFLYDVEPEFVDSKHFCAAARKRGYVHNLPIHNRFPLLPMPPHTIHEAFPLTRKWWPSWDTRTQLNCLQTCIGSARLTDRIRKALEDYDSERDPPLTVQKFVLDQCRKWNLVWVGKNKVAPLEPDEVEMLLGFPKNHTRGGGISRTDRYKSLGNSFQVPISSFSSLSYHLGIALNFLSNIIDWSVLELHRYYYYFG
- the LOC111793276 gene encoding DNA (cytosine-5)-methyltransferase DRM2-like isoform X2 — translated: MGFSAKMVTKAIEENGEENTNSILETLLTLSALENSPPKQQHVDTDESFSEYEGSFLDDFTDLDSDSENEGPAKPVSDVDNKLMFLVDMGYSEDEAHAAIERCGAHSSIAELTDFISAAQISKAADVLLGDLPDRPKPKNLDGCSKLKKRRHYDYEAWKKKKPKCFDDDDETIRLPNPMLGFGVPNELCPTVQRKLPEAAIGPPYFYYENVALAPKGVWNTISRFLYDVEPEFVDSKHFCAAARKRGYVHNLPIHNRFPLLPMPPHTIHEAFPLTRKWWPSWDTRTQLNCLQTCIGSARLTDRIRKALEDYDSERDPPLTVQKFVLDQCRKWNLVWVGKNKVAPLEPDEVEMLLGFPKNHTRGGGISRTDRYKSLGNSFQVDTVAYHLSVLKDMFPGGINLLSLFSGIGGAEVALHRLGIPLKNVVSVDISEVNRNIVRSWWEQTNQKGTLIDLADVQELDADRLQYYMNLFGGFDLVVGGSPCNNLTGSNRYTRDGLEGKESILFYDYFRILDLVKCIATKTE